From the genome of Psychroserpens ponticola, one region includes:
- a CDS encoding glycoside hydrolase family 13 protein: MKHIFSYLSVFAIVLTMSCKGNISEDVNTEKLKSQLISQNDIERIEPPNWWIGFQNEQLQLLVKHTNIGDFTPSISYKGVSIENVSKGDNSNNYLFIDLKISESTSAGQFNITFKNDSEEQLIAIYELQRRQKSTEDFIGFDSTDALYLITPDRFVNGNTGNDSPLAMEGQPELLDRTIDRTNDYARHGGDIQGITQHLDYIQDLGFTAVWPQPMLTNDMKKGSYHGYAITDLYQIDPRFGTLKEYQDLSANLKERGMKLVMDQVANHCGLEHWWMKDLPFKNWVNLQDNYEKNIKNWNWETTINSNHRRTTNQDVYASTYDSDGNSQGWFVASMPDLNQRNPFMAKYIIQNSIWWIETAQLNGIRQDTYPYPDKAFMSDWAGAIMTEYPNFSIVGEEWSYNPLLIGYWLDGAKNKDGYDSNLRSTMDFAMQVKVVEALNEAESWDKGLVKIYEGLANDFHYVRPKDIMVFPDNHDMSRIFTQLNGNISNTKMALATYATMPRILQMYYGTEILMNDFEKPGDHGLIRTDYPGGWEGDSKNAFTGEGLSDDEKDMQSFLRKLLNYRKGSKAIHEGKTIHFAPFEGTYILTRALDEETVVLILNKNEKPITLDLERYAEIGLNGKTLKNIITEDTLIWKDSITLNEKGSVILTTKHK, from the coding sequence ATGAAACACATTTTTAGTTACCTTTCAGTTTTTGCAATTGTTTTAACGATGTCTTGTAAAGGCAATATATCAGAAGATGTTAATACTGAAAAATTAAAATCACAACTCATAAGTCAAAATGATATTGAGCGAATAGAGCCTCCAAATTGGTGGATTGGCTTTCAAAATGAGCAACTTCAGCTTTTAGTAAAGCATACTAATATTGGAGATTTTACACCAAGCATCTCTTACAAAGGTGTTTCAATTGAAAACGTTTCTAAAGGTGATAATAGTAACAATTACTTATTTATAGATTTAAAAATATCCGAAAGCACTTCAGCAGGTCAATTCAATATTACTTTTAAAAATGATAGTGAAGAACAACTCATTGCTATTTACGAATTGCAAAGACGTCAAAAATCAACTGAAGATTTTATAGGATTTGACAGTACAGATGCATTATATCTGATTACTCCTGATCGTTTTGTTAACGGAAATACTGGAAATGATTCTCCTTTAGCTATGGAAGGTCAACCAGAATTGCTTGATCGTACCATTGACAGAACAAATGATTATGCTAGACATGGAGGCGATATTCAAGGCATTACTCAGCATCTAGATTATATTCAAGATTTAGGGTTTACAGCTGTTTGGCCACAACCAATGCTAACTAACGATATGAAAAAAGGGTCGTATCATGGGTATGCTATTACAGATTTGTACCAAATTGATCCACGTTTTGGAACACTTAAAGAGTATCAAGACTTATCAGCTAACTTGAAGGAGAGAGGAATGAAATTAGTGATGGATCAAGTTGCTAATCACTGTGGACTTGAACATTGGTGGATGAAAGATTTGCCATTTAAAAACTGGGTAAACCTGCAAGATAATTATGAGAAAAATATTAAAAATTGGAATTGGGAAACAACCATAAATTCTAATCACAGACGAACAACGAATCAAGATGTCTATGCGTCAACATATGATAGCGACGGAAATTCGCAAGGTTGGTTTGTGGCTTCAATGCCAGATTTGAATCAACGCAATCCGTTTATGGCTAAGTATATTATTCAAAATAGTATTTGGTGGATTGAAACTGCTCAGCTAAATGGAATCCGTCAAGATACCTATCCTTATCCTGATAAAGCATTTATGAGCGATTGGGCTGGAGCAATTATGACTGAATATCCTAATTTTAGTATCGTTGGTGAAGAATGGAGTTATAATCCATTATTAATTGGCTATTGGCTTGATGGTGCAAAGAATAAAGATGGATACGATTCAAACTTAAGATCAACTATGGATTTTGCCATGCAAGTCAAAGTTGTTGAAGCCTTAAATGAAGCTGAATCTTGGGATAAAGGTCTTGTTAAAATCTATGAAGGCTTAGCAAACGATTTCCATTATGTGCGTCCGAAAGACATTATGGTGTTTCCAGATAATCATGATATGAGTCGAATTTTTACTCAGCTAAACGGAAACATTTCAAACACAAAAATGGCTTTAGCAACTTATGCGACTATGCCGCGAATTTTGCAAATGTATTATGGAACAGAAATCTTAATGAACGATTTTGAAAAGCCTGGTGATCATGGTTTAATTCGTACAGATTATCCAGGCGGTTGGGAAGGTGATTCGAAAAATGCATTTACAGGTGAAGGTTTGTCAGATGATGAAAAGGACATGCAGTCTTTCCTTAGAAAACTATTGAATTACAGAAAAGGAAGTAAGGCAATCCATGAAGGTAAAACAATTCATTTTGCACCTTTTGAAGGCACTTATATACTAACTAGAGCTTTAGACGAAGAAACTGTTGTTCTTATTTTAAATAAAAATGAAAAGCCAATCACACTTGATTTAGAGCGATATGCTGAAATTGGTTTGAATGGGAAAACATTAAAAAATATAATTACAGAAGACACATTAATTTGGAAAGATAGTATCACCTTGAATGAAAAAGGAAGTGTAATTCTAACTACAAAACACAAATAA